One stretch of Candidatus Thorarchaeota archaeon DNA includes these proteins:
- a CDS encoding MBL fold metallo-hydrolase has product GIVTHGHGDHFDGNLINNICTDDSIVVVPNSLKDKIASGKIWTISPGEKRVTDDGILVRATVAYNVKRFRSSGEPYHPRELGLGYVIEVDEKKVYDAGDTDLIPEMEELPELDAALLPSGGTYTMDMNEAAEAAFLIQPKVAIPMHLRGADPQAFKNDVENKSSTTVVILEEGEEYKLE; this is encoded by the coding sequence GGGATAGTAACTCATGGACATGGTGACCATTTCGACGGGAATCTCATTAACAATATATGCACAGACGATTCGATAGTTGTGGTACCCAACTCGTTGAAAGACAAAATAGCTAGTGGAAAAATCTGGACCATAAGCCCTGGAGAGAAGAGGGTAACCGATGACGGGATTCTTGTTCGGGCTACTGTGGCCTACAATGTAAAGCGGTTCCGCTCTTCGGGAGAACCGTACCATCCGCGCGAACTAGGCCTCGGTTACGTCATCGAAGTAGATGAGAAGAAAGTCTATGACGCAGGTGACACAGATTTGATTCCCGAGATGGAAGAGCTTCCCGAACTTGATGCGGCTCTGCTGCCAAGTGGAGGTACATATACGATGGATATGAATGAGGCTGCTGAGGCTGCATTTCTAATCCAGCCAAAGGTAGCTATTCCGATGCATCTTCGGGGGGCTGATCCACAGGCATTCAAGAATGATGTCGAGAACAAATCTTCGACCACGGTTGTCATACTTGAAGAGGGCGAAGAATACAAGCTTGAGTAG